A stretch of Mucilaginibacter terrae DNA encodes these proteins:
- a CDS encoding glycosyltransferase family 2 protein: MKLVSIITVNYNQSYITEQLLASVAATNTYQNIEIIVVDNASKDNPVPAWTTQYPDITFIRSDVNLGFAGGNNLGVKAAKGDYLFFVNNDTEFTEGLVAGLVKIMDENPKVGMVSPKIRYFDQPTLLQYAGYTPMNYYFMRNSTIGQFEEDKGQYDNYTGPTGYIHGAAMMVRREAIEKGGLMAENFFLYYEEMDWNDHIRRAGYQIWVEPKTLIYHKESVSVGRVSGLKEYFMNRNRILFIRRNAPSALAIMIFYVYFIVLVTPRNIINYNHKGSEYKGFTALLLKAIWWNFTNAKNSTNLGYKLN, translated from the coding sequence ATGAAATTGGTTTCCATCATTACGGTCAATTATAATCAAAGTTACATTACCGAACAATTACTGGCCTCGGTAGCTGCAACCAATACTTATCAAAACATTGAAATTATTGTGGTTGATAATGCCAGCAAAGATAATCCCGTACCTGCATGGACAACGCAATACCCCGATATTACCTTTATACGTTCGGATGTTAACCTGGGTTTTGCCGGTGGCAACAATTTAGGTGTAAAAGCAGCTAAAGGCGACTATTTGTTTTTTGTGAACAACGATACCGAGTTTACCGAAGGTCTGGTGGCCGGGTTGGTAAAAATAATGGACGAGAACCCCAAGGTGGGTATGGTATCGCCCAAAATAAGATACTTTGACCAGCCCACCCTATTGCAATATGCAGGCTACACGCCCATGAACTACTACTTTATGCGTAACAGCACTATTGGGCAGTTTGAGGAAGATAAAGGCCAGTATGATAACTATACCGGCCCTACCGGCTACATACACGGTGCCGCCATGATGGTGCGCCGCGAAGCCATTGAAAAAGGAGGCTTAATGGCCGAAAACTTTTTTTTATATTATGAAGAAATGGACTGGAACGACCATATTAGACGTGCCGGTTACCAAATTTGGGTAGAGCCTAAAACGCTTATTTATCACAAAGAATCAGTTTCGGTAGGGCGCGTTAGCGGCTTAAAGGAGTACTTTATGAACCGTAACCGAATTTTGTTCATCCGTCGTAATGCGCCATCGGCTTTAGCCATCATGATATTTTACGTTTACTTTATTGTGCTGGTTACCCCCCGCAACATTATTAATTATAACCACAAAGGCAGCGAGTATAAAGGGTTTACGGCTCTTTTACTAAAAGCTATATGGTGGAACTTTACAAACGCAAAAAACAGTACCAATTTGGGCTATAAGCTAAACTAA
- a CDS encoding fused response regulator/phosphatase — MESSSKHILLVDDNPLFLKLLIKSFTRKGFSCNSAHDAIQALELLKGMAPDVIISDYEMPVMNGLEFRQQVLADERLRDIPFMFLTGFEGEDVMYKGLDLQAIDYVSKDTPVDVIIAKINNLLHTVSKQRELSELEIKKTVAALNIKAVPDKLPLIEGFNIDFWHRDYQDIPGGDFIDFIDAAQYLYIILGDIMGKKWKAWFYTFTYLSYIRAAVRFGISGSDHSAAGIMQKINEVICDDEGLRDILSSVSLIRIHKPSGKFTYTGAGDLPLLHYRPLTRQVSQITSSGFLLGLMANGSYTEQEIDLAEGDQLFIFTDGLIDFAANESKKSDYALFAKELEQLLNSGQTFAALKNRLQDSEAMVDDSSIIQIHKPTTYV, encoded by the coding sequence ATGGAAAGCTCGTCAAAACATATTTTATTGGTTGATGATAATCCGCTGTTTTTAAAACTGCTGATCAAATCTTTCACGCGGAAGGGATTTTCCTGCAATTCCGCCCATGATGCTATTCAGGCGCTCGAACTTTTAAAGGGGATGGCTCCTGATGTTATTATATCTGACTATGAAATGCCGGTGATGAACGGTCTTGAATTCAGACAGCAGGTTTTGGCCGATGAGCGCCTGCGCGATATACCGTTTATGTTTTTGACAGGGTTTGAGGGCGAGGATGTAATGTACAAGGGTCTTGATTTACAAGCAATAGACTATGTATCTAAAGATACACCCGTTGACGTTATTATAGCCAAAATCAATAACCTGTTGCACACCGTAAGCAAGCAACGAGAACTTTCCGAACTCGAAATTAAGAAAACCGTAGCGGCCCTCAACATTAAGGCCGTGCCCGATAAACTACCCTTAATTGAAGGGTTTAATATCGACTTTTGGCATCGCGATTACCAGGACATTCCGGGTGGCGACTTTATAGATTTTATTGATGCGGCCCAATATCTTTACATCATCCTGGGCGATATTATGGGCAAAAAGTGGAAAGCCTGGTTTTACACTTTTACTTATCTCAGCTACATCAGGGCGGCGGTGCGCTTCGGCATATCGGGCAGTGATCATTCGGCTGCGGGTATAATGCAAAAAATAAACGAGGTTATTTGTGATGATGAAGGCTTGCGCGATATTTTGTCGAGTGTGTCTCTCATCCGCATTCACAAACCGAGCGGCAAATTTACTTACACCGGTGCAGGTGATTTGCCCTTGTTACATTATCGCCCCTTAACCCGGCAGGTGAGCCAAATTACATCATCGGGCTTTTTATTAGGATTGATGGCTAATGGCAGCTACACTGAACAGGAAATTGATTTAGCAGAAGGCGATCAGCTTTTTATTTTTACCGACGGATTAATAGATTTTGCTGCTAATGAAAGCAAAAAGAGCGATTATGCGTTATTTGCTAAAGAGCTGGAGCAGCTTTTAAACAGCGGGCAAACATTTGCAGCCTTAAAAAATCGCTTACAGGACTCCGAAGCAATGGTTGACGACAGCAGCATTATACAAATACATAAACCTACCACCTATGTTTAA
- a CDS encoding STAS domain-containing protein — protein sequence MFNILKEEPGHLLVQLTLTEANLSHADHFKEELIALLNLKKRNVWLNLSEVAYVDSSFLGALVAGLKHAIAMQCDVVLLGLQKDIEDLLKLIRLDKVFKIYSNEQEAQQAVQ from the coding sequence ATGTTTAACATACTTAAAGAAGAACCCGGCCACCTGTTGGTACAATTAACCCTCACGGAGGCCAACCTAAGCCACGCCGATCATTTTAAAGAAGAACTGATAGCCTTGCTAAACCTCAAAAAACGCAACGTATGGCTCAATTTAAGTGAGGTAGCGTATGTTGACAGCTCTTTTTTAGGGGCACTGGTAGCAGGGCTTAAGCATGCCATTGCCATGCAGTGCGATGTGGTGCTTTTGGGTTTGCAAAAAGATATTGAAGATTTATTAAAACTCATTCGCCTTGATAAGGTTTTTAAGATATATAGCAACGAGCAGGAAGCTCAACAAGCTGTACAATAA
- a CDS encoding ATP-binding protein: MTASQSFTFDNQAANITVCSRQMLDYLDELLTTHGLSRAVKLRAKFIIAELLNNAVKHSGTHESTLAIALQEKALLISKTDEGKPFDLVTEIEKKNAQLMVSSDAMHLLYAVKKEDNLVSFYCKENLTFELDVNQLAEHLGLLIITKSADEFTYRYHKPVNVFCAQIKLG, from the coding sequence ATGACAGCCTCACAGTCGTTTACTTTTGATAACCAGGCGGCTAACATAACTGTTTGTTCGCGGCAAATGCTCGATTATTTAGACGAGCTGCTCACCACGCACGGCCTTTCGCGAGCGGTAAAACTCAGGGCGAAATTCATCATTGCCGAGTTACTCAATAATGCTGTAAAGCATTCGGGTACTCATGAAAGCACCTTAGCAATAGCATTACAAGAAAAGGCACTTTTAATCAGCAAAACCGATGAAGGTAAACCGTTTGATTTAGTAACCGAGATAGAAAAGAAAAATGCCCAGCTTATGGTAAGCTCAGATGCTATGCACCTGCTTTACGCCGTTAAAAAGGAAGATAACCTGGTAAGCTTTTATTGTAAAGAAAACCTCACTTTTGAGTTGGATGTGAACCAACTGGCTGAGCACCTCGGCTTACTCATTATCACTAAGTCGGCCGATGAATTTACGTACCGCTATCATAAACCAGTAAATGTTTTTTGCGCTCAAATTAAATTAGGCTGA
- a CDS encoding beta-1,6-N-acetylglucosaminyltransferase, which yields MRIAHLILAHNNPQQLEVLVRRLIYADDMVFIHLDKKTDAAPFEHIGNLPNVFFIKERAKVGWGAYSIVEATLNGFREILASPFNIDVVNLLSGCDYPLQNPATVHNFLQANPGKIFMEFELMRTNWQEALSRVERYHLTNYNFKGRYLLQSIMNRLLPKRRMPNRMTPVGRSQWFTAPAECIKYMVDYIDQNKAFKRFIEHTWAPDEFVFQTILYNSKYREQMVNDNLRCIDWSERNPSPKTYTIADKSVLLCSDKLFARKFDLTNHADVIQAIDARLDDNNEGNSAVISA from the coding sequence ATGAGAATTGCGCACCTCATACTGGCTCACAATAACCCTCAGCAGTTAGAAGTACTGGTAAGGCGCTTAATTTACGCCGATGATATGGTGTTTATTCACCTGGACAAAAAAACAGATGCTGCCCCCTTTGAGCATATTGGAAACTTGCCCAACGTATTTTTTATTAAAGAACGCGCTAAGGTGGGTTGGGGTGCTTACAGCATTGTTGAAGCTACACTAAACGGCTTTCGCGAAATTTTGGCTTCGCCCTTTAACATTGATGTGGTGAACCTTTTGAGTGGCTGCGATTATCCTTTGCAAAACCCGGCAACCGTACACAACTTTTTGCAAGCCAACCCGGGTAAAATATTTATGGAGTTTGAGTTGATGCGTACCAATTGGCAGGAGGCTTTAAGCCGGGTTGAGCGGTACCATTTAACCAACTATAATTTTAAAGGCCGTTACCTGCTGCAAAGCATCATGAACCGGTTATTGCCCAAACGCCGCATGCCCAACCGGATGACACCGGTTGGCCGCTCGCAATGGTTTACCGCCCCTGCCGAGTGTATTAAATACATGGTTGATTATATTGACCAGAATAAAGCCTTTAAACGCTTTATTGAGCACACCTGGGCCCCCGATGAGTTCGTATTTCAAACCATTTTATATAACTCGAAATACCGGGAGCAAATGGTGAACGATAATTTAAGATGTATTGACTGGTCGGAAAGAAACCCAAGTCCGAAAACTTATACCATTGCCGATAAGAGCGTTTTGTTATGCAGCGACAAGCTATTTGCCCGCAAGTTTGACCTAACTAATCATGCCGATGTTATACAAGCTATTGATGCCCGGTTAGACGATAATAATGAGGGTAATTCGGCAGTTATATCAGCCTAA
- a CDS encoding oligosaccharide flippase family protein encodes MWLKVITLIKNKHFLSLAGNVIMSGLALVTMVLIYHALSVTDAGIWVFFQSILILVETFRSGFLTTAFIKFYAGATPGRKVEVAGSAWWIALLITGILLLANIPAYFAAPYISDYSIVLFCKWFGVSYLLSLPWFMATCILQGEQRFDQLLYVRLINQLTFVAGVLLLYFTSGVTILGVLYAYTASNLITSVYTLLMRWTRIRNITHRNQTLTVEMANFGKFSLGTTLSSNLFRTSDTFVINFLLNKQAVAIYNLGQTLMQLVEIPLRSFAATAMPELSAAYNQNNPISVIGIMKKYTGTISVVLVPAIIAGCLLADLPINLIGGHKYMGTDAANVFRIFLTFALLYPADRFFALTLDVIHQPKVNFYKVLIMLVANITFDWLGVKLLGSIYGIAIATVVPVLIGTLIGYRALNKYCPFSLWSVYTTGYTQVKIWLNSIHSRKRSVQIL; translated from the coding sequence ATGTGGTTAAAAGTTATTACCCTGATTAAAAACAAACACTTCCTGTCGCTGGCGGGTAATGTGATCATGTCGGGCCTGGCGCTCGTAACCATGGTGCTCATTTACCATGCGCTATCAGTAACTGATGCAGGTATTTGGGTATTTTTTCAGTCGATATTAATTTTAGTCGAAACCTTCCGCTCTGGCTTTTTAACCACCGCTTTCATCAAGTTTTACGCGGGTGCTACACCCGGCCGCAAGGTTGAGGTAGCCGGTTCGGCATGGTGGATTGCCTTACTCATTACCGGTATTTTATTACTCGCCAACATTCCTGCATATTTTGCCGCGCCTTACATCAGTGATTACAGCATTGTTTTATTTTGCAAATGGTTTGGCGTGAGCTACCTGCTATCGCTACCCTGGTTTATGGCCACCTGCATTTTACAGGGCGAACAACGCTTTGACCAGTTATTGTACGTTCGCCTGATTAATCAACTTACGTTTGTGGCAGGTGTGTTACTGCTCTATTTTACAAGCGGGGTAACCATATTGGGCGTATTATATGCTTACACCGCTTCTAACTTAATTACCAGCGTTTATACCTTGCTCATGCGCTGGACACGCATCCGCAACATCACTCATCGTAACCAAACCCTGACTGTTGAAATGGCCAACTTTGGTAAATTCAGTTTGGGTACTACACTTAGTTCAAACCTGTTTCGCACTTCAGATACTTTCGTGATCAACTTTTTGCTCAATAAACAAGCAGTGGCCATTTATAACTTGGGCCAAACCTTGATGCAACTGGTCGAAATACCTTTGCGGAGTTTTGCGGCTACGGCCATGCCCGAATTATCGGCTGCATACAACCAAAACAATCCCATTTCCGTAATAGGTATTATGAAAAAATACACCGGGACTATAAGCGTGGTATTGGTGCCCGCAATTATTGCCGGTTGCCTGCTGGCCGATTTACCCATTAACCTCATTGGCGGACACAAATACATGGGTACCGATGCTGCCAACGTGTTCCGTATTTTTTTAACGTTTGCCCTGCTTTACCCTGCCGATCGCTTTTTTGCCCTTACGCTGGATGTGATACATCAGCCAAAAGTTAACTTTTATAAAGTACTGATTATGCTGGTGGCTAATATCACTTTCGATTGGTTAGGTGTAAAACTTTTAGGCAGTATTTATGGTATAGCCATTGCTACCGTGGTACCTGTATTAATTGGTACGCTTATAGGCTACCGCGCATTAAATAAATATTGTCCGTTTAGCTTGTGGAGCGTGTATACTACCGGCTATACGCAGGTTAAAATTTGGCTAAATTCAATTCACAGCCGTAAGCGTTCAGTTCAAATTTTGTAA
- a CDS encoding glycosyltransferase, whose protein sequence is MDVNVKIFPEVTLLITHYSRSQSLERLLNTFREQQISFGGIVVSDDCSKPEHLARLHKMQPEYGYKLITTPTNKGLGNNINKGQDGVTTPYTLYVQEDFEPKPEFAQHFRDALDYMEADKGLDIVRFYAYFSYPYTKPYGKGFVEMLFKPQLWFNNHLKFYVYSDHPHLRRTSFFEKFGRYAEGVKGDITEYRMAKSFIQNKGRGLFFENFNDLFYQKNSADEPSTMNRAGWRESRNPLALALRYVYLQVKLTRWTYDVLYKK, encoded by the coding sequence ATGGATGTAAACGTAAAAATCTTTCCAGAAGTTACCTTATTAATAACACATTACAGCCGGAGCCAATCGCTCGAACGTTTGCTCAATACCTTTCGCGAGCAGCAAATTAGCTTTGGCGGCATCGTGGTAAGTGACGATTGCAGCAAGCCCGAGCATCTTGCAAGATTACATAAAATGCAGCCCGAGTATGGTTATAAATTAATAACTACACCCACTAATAAAGGCTTAGGAAACAACATCAATAAAGGTCAGGATGGAGTAACCACACCATATACTTTATACGTACAGGAAGATTTTGAACCGAAGCCCGAATTTGCACAGCACTTTAGAGATGCTTTAGATTATATGGAGGCCGATAAAGGTTTAGATATTGTCCGTTTTTACGCCTACTTTAGCTACCCGTACACCAAGCCATACGGTAAGGGTTTTGTAGAGATGCTGTTTAAACCGCAGCTATGGTTTAATAACCACCTTAAGTTTTATGTTTACAGCGATCATCCGCACCTGCGCCGCACCTCTTTTTTCGAAAAATTTGGCCGTTATGCCGAGGGTGTTAAGGGTGACATTACCGAATATCGCATGGCCAAATCGTTCATCCAAAATAAAGGTCGCGGCTTGTTCTTCGAGAATTTTAACGACCTGTTCTATCAAAAGAACTCGGCCGATGAGCCCAGCACCATGAACAGGGCCGGCTGGCGCGAAAGTAGAAATCCGCTGGCGCTTGCTTTACGTTATGTATACCTGCAGGTGAAGCTGACAAGGTGGACGTATGATGTGTTGTATAAGAAGTAG
- a CDS encoding glycosyltransferase family 2 protein, giving the protein MPTQYPTVTLLVTHYNRSQSLERLLQAFQKQEIKFGDIVVSDDGSKPEHQERLKEIAPLYNFRLITTPKNGGLGNNINKGQDAVKTAYTLYVQEDFDPFPGYAERLTDALGIMDERADVDLVRFYAYFKYPYLKPFRKGFSEMIFKIWYPGYKKFHVYSDHPHLRRTTFFEKFGRYAEGIKGDRTEFLMNLSFIKKKGKAMFYEDFKGVFDQINSSDEPSTMTRSDIRQSNNPLMVFARAIYRNVKHTWEVLF; this is encoded by the coding sequence ATGCCAACCCAATACCCAACCGTAACGCTTTTAGTAACGCATTATAACCGTAGCCAGTCGTTAGAGCGGCTGTTGCAGGCTTTTCAAAAACAGGAGATTAAGTTTGGCGATATTGTGGTGAGCGATGATGGCAGCAAGCCCGAGCACCAGGAGAGGTTGAAGGAGATAGCGCCACTATATAATTTCAGGCTTATTACCACGCCTAAAAACGGTGGGTTAGGCAACAATATTAATAAAGGGCAAGATGCGGTTAAAACAGCCTACACCTTATATGTGCAGGAAGATTTCGACCCGTTTCCGGGATATGCCGAACGTTTAACTGATGCGCTTGGTATCATGGATGAACGCGCCGATGTAGATTTGGTGCGCTTTTATGCTTACTTTAAATATCCTTACTTAAAGCCGTTCCGCAAAGGGTTTTCGGAAATGATCTTTAAGATATGGTATCCCGGCTATAAAAAATTTCATGTGTACAGCGATCATCCGCACTTGCGCCGAACCACGTTCTTTGAAAAGTTTGGCCGTTACGCCGAAGGTATAAAAGGCGACCGCACCGAGTTTTTAATGAACTTGTCGTTCATTAAAAAGAAAGGCAAAGCCATGTTTTACGAGGATTTCAAAGGTGTGTTTGACCAGATCAACTCAAGCGACGAGCCCAGCACCATGACCCGTAGCGATATACGCCAAAGCAATAACCCGTTGATGGTGTTTGCCCGGGCCATTTACCGCAACGTTAAGCATACGTGGGAAGTGCTTTTTTAA
- a CDS encoding glycosyltransferase, with product MSSGAIIKNRDIIIVGQQPWDVEIGSNCKNIALEFSKHNRVLYINSPLDRITLLKYKNNPNVKKRLEIIKGKVNGLIRLQENLWNYYPDGIIESVNWIKNNSIYTFLNKLNNKRFAGSIQKAIKQLGFKDYILFNDNDMFRSFYLKELLKPAVSIYYSRDFMLAVDYWKLHGTKMEPELIAKSDLCVANSTYLANYCKQYNQNSFYVGQGCDLDSFTGYDQNKPVPKDILHIPKPVIGYVGALQSIRLDMEILRYVARQRPQWNIVLVGPEDGEFQKSDLHKIPNVHFLGAKNPDMLPAYINAFDVCLNPQIVNQVTIGNYPRKIDEYLAMGKPTVATRTEAMSAFESHVYLGDTKEDYVRLIDQALAEDSPAKQQERVAFASTHTWENNVAEIYKAVKKALPTYA from the coding sequence ATGAGCAGTGGCGCAATTATTAAAAACAGAGATATCATTATTGTGGGCCAGCAACCCTGGGATGTTGAAATTGGCAGTAACTGTAAAAACATTGCACTTGAGTTTAGCAAACACAACCGGGTGCTGTATATAAACTCACCGCTCGATCGTATTACCCTGCTCAAATACAAAAACAATCCTAACGTTAAAAAACGCCTCGAAATTATAAAAGGCAAGGTAAACGGCCTTATCCGCTTGCAGGAAAACCTGTGGAATTACTATCCGGATGGCATTATTGAGTCGGTTAACTGGATAAAGAACAATTCCATTTATACCTTTTTAAATAAGCTTAACAACAAGCGTTTTGCAGGTTCGATACAAAAGGCCATTAAGCAGTTAGGCTTTAAAGATTACATCTTGTTTAATGATAACGATATGTTCAGAAGCTTTTACCTGAAAGAGTTGCTGAAACCTGCCGTAAGCATTTACTACTCACGCGATTTTATGCTGGCCGTTGACTACTGGAAACTGCACGGCACCAAGATGGAACCTGAGCTGATTGCTAAAAGTGATTTATGTGTGGCTAACTCCACTTACCTGGCTAATTACTGCAAACAATATAATCAAAACTCGTTTTACGTAGGTCAGGGTTGCGATCTGGATTCCTTTACCGGGTACGACCAGAACAAGCCTGTTCCTAAAGACATTTTACACATCCCTAAACCTGTTATTGGTTATGTAGGCGCGCTGCAAAGCATCAGGCTGGATATGGAAATTTTACGCTATGTTGCCCGCCAACGCCCGCAATGGAACATTGTGTTGGTTGGTCCCGAAGATGGTGAATTTCAGAAAAGTGATTTGCATAAAATACCTAACGTGCATTTCCTCGGTGCTAAAAACCCCGATATGCTGCCGGCGTACATTAATGCGTTTGACGTTTGCTTAAATCCGCAAATTGTTAACCAGGTTACCATAGGCAATTATCCGCGTAAAATTGATGAGTATTTGGCTATGGGTAAACCCACTGTGGCCACCCGTACCGAAGCCATGAGCGCCTTTGAAAGCCATGTATATTTGGGCGATACCAAAGAAGATTACGTACGCCTGATAGACCAGGCCCTGGCCGAAGACAGCCCCGCCAAACAACAGGAGCGTGTTGCCTTTGCAAGCACACACACCTGGGAAAACAACGTAGCCGAAATTTATAAAGCCGTTAAAAAAGCACTTCCCACGTATGCTTAA
- a CDS encoding O-antigen ligase family protein has protein sequence MTELQATIPGSKTGSIKQWLVNLFLIQKLKTPVGMALLLAAGGVIAAGTVYMGLPFGILLMLAIGVLPLLHAITSYPKFGITLQLIMAYFLFMLGRIGVPGPIGTLMDGIQFLLLLGLAVRVKNDDNNWGYFKSPITTVLLIWLGYNILEFGNPFAESRMAWMYTIRTVAIVLLGYFVHLYSIRSVQFIRYIFKLWLAMALIAALYAYKQEYIGFSDAEEAYLHSDPAIASLLFIAGHWRKFSTFSDPVSFSYNMVMPTILCVCVIAGKFKPWKKIVLLVCAFLYMSSMLFSGTRGANVLLPAALLLFAILNYSQKVLIFTCVAAVFLLVLINIPTGNPNIQRFQTAFRPNNDDSYNLRKQNQKRIQPYILTHPMGGGLGATGDWGKKFAPGSFLASFPPDSGYIRVAVEEGWLGLGLFCLMMFTIMKKGINNYYQMKDPELKTYCLAMTLVVFAYNIANFPQEALVQYPSNVFFYLEVALIEVTFRLDQAKQKEAEALQVLNPANI, from the coding sequence ATGACCGAGCTACAGGCAACCATACCAGGCAGTAAAACAGGCAGCATTAAACAGTGGCTGGTTAACCTGTTTCTCATCCAGAAGCTAAAAACGCCGGTGGGTATGGCATTGCTATTGGCTGCCGGAGGCGTAATTGCTGCGGGTACGGTTTATATGGGGCTTCCCTTTGGCATTTTGCTGATGCTGGCTATTGGGGTACTGCCGTTATTGCATGCTATAACCAGCTACCCCAAATTTGGTATTACCCTGCAGCTCATCATGGCCTACTTCCTGTTTATGCTGGGCAGGATAGGCGTACCCGGACCAATTGGTACGCTAATGGACGGCATACAGTTTTTGCTATTGCTGGGGCTGGCCGTACGGGTAAAAAACGATGATAATAACTGGGGTTATTTTAAAAGCCCTATTACCACTGTACTACTTATTTGGCTGGGCTATAATATACTGGAGTTTGGCAACCCCTTTGCCGAATCGCGCATGGCGTGGATGTACACCATACGTACCGTGGCCATTGTGCTCTTAGGTTACTTTGTACACCTGTACAGCATCCGTTCGGTACAATTTATACGTTATATTTTTAAGCTGTGGCTGGCTATGGCTCTTATTGCTGCCCTATATGCTTACAAACAGGAGTACATCGGCTTTTCAGATGCCGAGGAAGCATATTTACACTCTGACCCTGCCATTGCTTCATTGCTTTTCATAGCCGGGCACTGGCGTAAGTTCTCCACTTTTTCCGACCCGGTTTCGTTCTCCTACAATATGGTAATGCCCACCATTTTGTGCGTTTGCGTTATTGCCGGCAAGTTTAAACCCTGGAAAAAAATCGTATTACTGGTTTGCGCCTTTCTGTACATGTCGTCTATGTTGTTTTCGGGTACACGTGGTGCTAACGTACTTTTGCCTGCCGCTTTGCTGCTTTTTGCTATACTGAATTACAGCCAAAAGGTGTTAATTTTTACCTGCGTGGCAGCGGTATTCCTGCTGGTATTGATCAATATCCCTACGGGCAATCCCAACATTCAGCGTTTCCAAACAGCGTTTCGCCCTAATAACGACGACTCGTACAACCTGCGTAAGCAAAACCAAAAACGCATTCAACCCTACATCCTTACCCACCCCATGGGCGGCGGCTTAGGCGCCACAGGCGATTGGGGCAAAAAATTTGCACCGGGTTCTTTTTTGGCCAGTTTTCCGCCCGATAGCGGTTATATACGTGTGGCTGTTGAAGAAGGCTGGCTTGGTTTAGGTTTGTTTTGCCTCATGATGTTTACCATTATGAAAAAAGGCATTAACAACTACTACCAAATGAAAGATCCTGAGCTTAAAACCTATTGTTTGGCTATGACGTTGGTAGTATTTGCCTATAATATTGCTAACTTTCCGCAGGAGGCACTGGTACAATATCCCAGTAACGTATTCTTTTACCTCGAGGTGGCTTTAATTGAAGTGACTTTCAGGCTCGATCAGGCCAAACAGAAAGAGGCAGAGGCCTTACAAGTATTAAATCCGGCAAACATATAA
- a CDS encoding glycosyltransferase: MAVVNVIWIVFQVLIGYNLVLPILLYIFYSLKSKPQILASAPAEVDYAIIVTAYEWVTAIPEVVNSLLQLNYNNYLIYVVADKCDISSLHFDDPRVIILRPEETLAGNVRSHFYAINRFRREHERLTIIDSDNLVEPEYLNELNKLFNQGFEAVQGIREAKNLDTTYARLDGARDIYYHFYDGKILFQVGSSATLAGSGMAFTTKLYRNCLENRDVSGAGFDKVLQAAILSQNKRIAFTDKAIVWDEKTTHSDQLVKQRARWINTWFKYFKYGFTMLGYSLKNFSLNQFVFGLILLRPPLFIFLILSVFCMLANVFISWVAVALWMAGFLLFVLGFYIALAKSHTDARIYQSLINIPKFYILPNTIVA, encoded by the coding sequence ATGGCAGTAGTTAATGTGATATGGATCGTGTTTCAGGTGCTCATTGGGTATAACCTGGTTTTGCCCATACTGTTGTATATTTTTTACAGCCTTAAAAGTAAGCCACAAATACTCGCCTCCGCCCCTGCCGAAGTCGATTATGCCATTATTGTTACCGCCTACGAGTGGGTAACGGCCATCCCGGAGGTGGTAAATTCGTTACTACAGCTCAATTACAATAACTACCTTATTTACGTGGTAGCTGATAAATGCGACATTAGCAGCCTGCATTTTGATGACCCGCGTGTAATTATTCTTCGTCCCGAAGAAACGCTGGCAGGCAACGTACGTTCGCATTTTTACGCCATTAATCGTTTCAGGAGAGAACACGAACGCCTGACCATTATTGATAGCGATAACCTGGTTGAACCCGAGTACCTTAATGAGCTGAATAAACTCTTTAACCAGGGTTTTGAAGCCGTGCAAGGCATCCGCGAAGCCAAAAACCTGGATACCACCTATGCCCGTTTAGACGGTGCCCGCGATATTTATTACCATTTTTATGATGGTAAGATCCTGTTCCAGGTAGGCTCATCGGCCACGCTGGCCGGATCAGGCATGGCGTTTACCACCAAATTATACCGTAATTGCCTGGAAAACCGCGATGTAAGTGGCGCCGGTTTTGACAAGGTATTACAAGCCGCCATTTTAAGCCAGAACAAACGCATAGCATTTACCGATAAAGCCATTGTGTGGGACGAAAAAACCACCCACTCCGACCAATTGGTAAAACAACGCGCCCGCTGGATAAATACCTGGTTCAAATATTTTAAGTATGGCTTTACTATGCTGGGCTATTCGCTTAAAAACTTTAGTTTAAACCAGTTTGTATTTGGCTTAATATTGCTGCGCCCACCGCTGTTCATTTTTTTAATACTGTCGGTATTTTGTATGCTGGCCAATGTGTTTATCAGTTGGGTGGCAGTAGCCTTGTGGATGGCGGGATTTTTGCTGTTTGTGCTGGGTTTTTATATAGCACTGGCCAAATCGCATACCGATGCCCGTATTTACCAATCGCTCATCAACATACCCAAATTTTATATACTTCCAAATACTATCGTTGCTTAA